The following are from one region of the Rhipicephalus microplus isolate Deutch F79 chromosome 1, USDA_Rmic, whole genome shotgun sequence genome:
- the LOC119159752 gene encoding uncharacterized protein LOC119159752 isoform X2 codes for MKDPPPGACCASSAVDGQPGSSHQGALTGAAVPSGGGGFDDDYNEWELGIGDLIIDLDADIEKSNDPMASSSAAASPPVEHQATVDKGLKMKIKRKNLAKHEIVKAQDTGASPPPLAPLPSTKHSSSSVSSSSSSSSSSKSSGRSGSHKKKRIENGASPPRLQCSLGAPLPLPPPSLSPPPAPAVPPSSQALPTTPTVPPAPMEQTAANGVPSSPPEEGGSMPAGSATLPTPEEAASAAAAADATKRAIKMECPGSPAKVVAASTSVERKDSGVLCTSVGTITEPDCLGPCEPGTSVTLEGIVWQETEGGVLVVNVTWRGKTYVGTLLDCTRHDWAPPRFCESPTSDLDAKGGLPKGGRPKRARGDAEASARAAPVQGKLRNGKGRRFAVPCSPAKNEGRRRSKPPELELSPPDKKRARARSTPTPEAPCSPALILCPEPNCGKKYKHINGLRYHQSHAHGCGDAKGGEEETSDGGEECSRPPSPDLAPPAEEAPPAPAVVQVPAAATAATAVATTVAASTPTPTTPVSATSSPAPPMPPTSPVSVTVSIPTSQVFSFVPASVPRASTPPRPSVVCGPAAPCSPESPHVNVAPPSPAKVLATTVETPALHSDPNRPHKRPHKKSKSRKPDGNGSVVMQDEVGLEGAPPSLAESGPPQEQAPPHLEESVQSPAYSDISDDAAPLLEAAKDKEPPRTPSELYGVYPYFGQPPYLLPGVQAPEGKPVSIAGPGSSVDEDSKKDVVSRDKATKEVGSSRPQEGKKPDTDFPQFPPYSLCAASPFVQGAPAFSYDPYRVHIVDPPFKEDKGTTASSKEPTADKAPPPEKAPPPSRPSMTPRRPSPEPPPALTKDLECKEEPKPETKFGPYDSLYEQRLFYLRPDQAAPPPAPPAEIVPKEVVHPPKSVTHKPSRAPKEHKEKDTGGQKPTMETTGPPPPANYAYLHPSYLQSPFTPHMAFEPVYRSLSTPYGASPYLRFHVPPPEVPPQAPGPPVAPPQGPPKALEILHQVSQHYGNHKIHELQERAAPSPSPHVPGERPPKGGPPEKGPPSSRGVVGGEGSSSVVGPPPVVMGSAADLTKGVLGPGSAAMGPQGPGSLPPGVAVPPGGVTGAPSTATEGSSRSPPPQRHLHTHHHTHVGVGYPIYDPYGVPPSPWKQAPPQRPYRVMP; via the exons ATGAAAGACCCTCCCCCGGGGGCCTGCTGTGCGTCGTCGGCGGTGGATGGCCAGCCGGGCAGTAGCCACCAGGGGGCCTTGACCGGGGCGGCGGTGCCCTCTGGCGGCGGCGGCTTCGATGACGACTACAACGAGTGGGAGCTGGGCATTGGGGATCTCATCATCGACCTGGACGCCGACATAGAGAAGAGTAACGACCCCATGGCCTCCTCCTCGGCCGCGGCCTCCCCGCCCGTCGAGCACCAG GCAACCGTGGACAAGGGTCTTAAGATGAAGATCAAGCGGAAGAACTTGGCCAAGCACGAAATAGTAAAGGCGCAAGACACTGGTGCATCTCCACCACCTTTGGCACCACTGCCAAGCACGAAGCACtcgtcatcgtctgtgtcatcctcgtcgtcgtcatcatcgtcatccaaGAGCAGTGGCCGCAGTGGATCTCACAAGAAGAAGCGCATCGAAAACGGGGCTTCTCCACCACGCCTCCAGTGTTCTCTGGGAGCTCCCCTTCCTCTTCCTCCCCCATCTCTGTCCCCTCCTCCTGCCCCCGCTGTTCCTCCATCATCCCAGGCACTTCCAACCACCCCTACCGTTCCGCCCGCCCCCATGGAGCAGACGGCTGCAAACGGTGTGCCATCATCACCCCCAGAGGAAGGTGGCAGCATGCCTGCGGGCTCTGCGACCTTGCCAACACCAGAGGAAGCTGccagtgctgctgctgctgctgatgcaacAAAGCGAGCGATAAAG ATGGAGTGCCCAGGCAGTCCTGCAAAGGTTGTGGCGGCAAGTACCAGTGTAGAGCGAAAAGACAGCGGCGTGCTGTGCACGTCGGTGGGAACCATCACCGAGCCCGATTGTCTGGGGCCCTGTGAGCCCGGAACCAGTGTCACCCTCGAGGGCATTGTCTGGCAGGAGACTGAAGGCG GAGTGCTGGTGGTGAACGTGACATGGCGAGGCAAGACATACGTGGGCACCCTGCTGGACTGCACAAGGCACGACTGGGCCCCTCCACGGTTTTGTGAGTCTCCCACTAGCGACTTGGATGCTAAGGGTGGCCTCCCAAAGGGGGGACGTCCAAAGAGGGCTCGGGGTGACGCCGAAGCATCGGCCCGCGCAGCTCCTGTCCAGGGAAAGCTTCGCAACGGGAAAGGGCGCCGATTTGCAGTCCCCTGCAGTCCTGCCAAGAATGAGGGTCGCCGCAGGAGCAAGCCACCGGAGTTGGAGCTGAGTCCTCCTGACAAGAAGAGGGCCCGAGCGCGGAGTACACCTACTCCCGAGGCTCCCTGCTCCCCGGCCCTCATCCTGTGCCCGGAGCCCAACTGCGGCAAGAAGTACAAACACATCAACGGTCTGCGCTACCACCAAAGTCATGCGCATGGGTGTGGGGATGCAAAGGGGGGTGAGGAGGAGACGTCCGATGGGGGAGAAGAATGCAGCAGGCCACCCAGCCCCGATCTGGCACCTCCAGCAGAGGAAGCACCTCCTGCACCTGCAGTGGTCCAGGtgccagcagcagcaacagccgcTACAGCAGTTGCTACCACAGTTGCAGCATCTACACCGACACCAACAACACCAGTGTCAGCAACGTCCTCCCCCGCACCCCCCATGCCCCCCACTTCTCCCGTGTCTGTCACTGTCAGCATCCCAACATCGCAAGTGTTTTCATTTGTGCCTGCGAGTGTGCCACGAGCTTCCACACCCCCACGCCCTTCTGTTGTGTGTGGTCCCGCAGCCCCATGTTCCCCCGAGTCACCCCATGTGAATGTGGCACCTCCGAGTCCAGCGAAAGTGCTCGCAACGACTGTGGAGACTCCAGCTCTGCACTCGGACCCCAACCGGCCCCACAAGAGGCCTCACAAAAAAAGCAAGAGCCGCAAGCCAGACGGCAATGGCTCAGTGGTTATGCAGGATGAGGTCGGGTTAGAAGGTGCTCCGCCTTCCCTCGCTGAGTCTGGACCACCACAAGAGCAAGCCCCACCGCATCTAGAGGAGAGCGTTCAGAGTCCAGCGTATTCTGACATATCCGATGATGCTGCTCCTTTGTTAGAAGCAGCAAAGGATAAAGAGCCTCCTCGCACACCATCTGAACTCTATGGTGTGTACCCTTACTTTGGGCAGCCCCCATACCTTCTCCCTGGGGTGCAGGCACCCGAGGGAAAGCCTGTGTCTATAGCTGGACCAGGATCATCTGTTGATGAGGACTCTAAAAAGGATGTTGTCAGTCGAGACAAAGCAACCAAGGAAGTTGGCTCCTCCCGTCCCCAGGAAGGGAAGAAGCCAGACACAGACTTTCCTCAATTTCCTCCTTATTCCCTGTGCGCAGCTAGCCCCTTTGTTCAAGGTGCTCCAGCATTTTCTTACGACCCTTACCGTGTACATATAGTGGACCCGCCCTTCAAGGAGGACAAAGGCACCACTGCTTCGAGCAAGGAACCTACCGCAGATAAGGCCCCACCACCTGAGAAGGCTCCCCCACCATCGAGGCCATCCATGACACCCCGCCGACCTTCTCCCGAGCCACCCCCTGCATTGACCAAGGACCTTGAGTGCAAGGAGGAACCCAAGCCAGAGACCAAGTTCGGCCCCTATGATTCGCTGTATGAGCAGCGGTTATTCTATCTCCGCCCTGATCAGGCTGCACCCCCTCCTGCCCCTCCTGCAGAAATTGTTCCCAAGGAGGTTGTTCACCCTCCAAAGAGTGTGACGCACAAACCGTCACGCGCACCCAAAGAACACAAGGAGAAAGACACAGGTGGCCAGAAGCCCACCATGGAGACAACGGGACCGCCACCACCGGCCAACTACGCCTATTTGCATCCGAGCTACCTGCAATCGCCCTTCACACCACACATGGCCTTTGAGCCGGTGTACCGGAGCCTGTCTACACCATACGGAGCGTCTCCATACCTGCGCTTTCATGTTCCTCCCCCCGAGGTTCCTCCGCAAGCACCAGGACCTCCTGTAGCACCGCCACAGGGACCGCCAAAGGCACTTGAAATCCTTCACCAAGTGTCCCAGCACTATGG AAACCACAAGATACACGAGCTGCAGGAGCGTGCAGCTCCTTCGCCATCTCCACATGTCCCAGGGGAACGCCCTCCGAAAGGGGGTCCTCCGGAGAAAGGTCCTCCATCATCGCGGGGTGTAGTTGGAGGGGAGGGGTCATCCTCGGTCGTGGGACCGCCTCCCGTTGTGATGGGGAGTGCTGCTGACCTGACCAAGGGTGTGCTCGGTCCGGGCTCTGCAGCCATGGGTCCGCAAGGCCCCGGCAGCCTACCGCCGGGAGTGGCTGTACCTCCTGGTGGTGTGACGGGTGCACCGAGCACTGCCACTGAGGGGTCTTCCCGATCACCTCCACCCCAGAGGCACCTTCACACGCATCACCACACCCATGTGGGAGTGGGGTATCCCATTTACGACCCATATGGAG TGCCCCCAAGCCCATGGAAGCAGGCGCCACCACAGAGACCCTACCGTGTGATG CCATGA